In Toxoplasma gondii ME49 chromosome VIII, whole genome shotgun sequence, a single genomic region encodes these proteins:
- a CDS encoding hypothetical protein (encoded by transcript TGME49_231950) yields the protein MSSTEEQVQEGSSVGVTRRNEDNRRENLEKRHSTSPASLACQGEAALSEHCLDFLEAQKQAELTDLLDKLGILHTSATSVSSADVRQGDGAEFEVFSSLTSGSREVGGFHQNEAEGVNQADTAKEKPWGRTNNSMTPYALRTSSTEEISDVSVSPVFAGEQDESRVSSVLPTSGSPLPEKNMQMPSNEEILQEDDSHYPGCVCDFSRPMIDATAAEVVSDGFLSRIKAVVYGIVEGSAVSTNPISSSFLHREEADSSKWAKSKGMEGAFVKEYRGGMSPAVGDEEQSSMLPQKIMNSRDGTRLTLLRRDRKNVRSKISPSERGVSFPATYFQHRGRTRKIRQNVLADSLFFPCGMSFSQLRIESCESAFSYEVEESQIPKL from the exons aTGTCATCTACAGAAGAGCAGGTACAGGAAGGGAGTAGCGTTGGCGTtacaagaagaaacgaagacaatCGACGCGAGAATCTGGAAAAACGCCACTCTACCAGCCCAGCTTCCCTGGCTTGccaaggagaagcagctctTTCTGAGCACTGTCTCGACTTTCTGGAGGCGCAAAAACAGGCAGAGCTGACTGACTTGTTAGACAAATTGGGGATTTTGCACACTAGCGCAACAAGTGTAAGTTCGGCCGACGTCCGCCAAGGCGATGGAGCAGAATTTGAAGTGTTCAGTTCTTTAACTTCTGGGAGTAGAGAAGTGGGCGGCTTCCACCAGAACGAGGCAGAAGGTGTCAATCAAGCGGACACTGCAAAAGAGAAACCCTGGGGTAGGACAAACAACAGCATGACACCGTATGCGCTGCGAACGAGTTCTACGGAAGAGATTTCTGATGTGTCGGTGTCGCCGGTTTTCGCTGGCGAGCAAGATGAaagtcgcgtttcctccgtTTTACCCACTTCCGGAAGCCCGTTGCCGGAAAAAAACATGCAGATGCCGAGCAACGAGGAAATTTTgcaagaagacgacagcCACTACCCAGGATGTGTGTGCGATTTCAGCCGCCCAATGATAGATGCAACGGCAGCAGAGGTTGTCAGCGAcgggtttctctctcgtatCAAAGCAGTCGTGTATGGTATAGTCGAGGGGTCGGCTGTAAGCACAAATCCCATTTCCTCCTCGTTTTtacacagagaggaagccgacAGCTCGAAATGGGCAAAAAGTAAA GGCATGGAAGGAGCGTTTGTGAAAGAATACAGAGGCGGCATGAGTCCTGCGGTGGGGGATGAGGAACAGTCGTCCATGTTGCCTCAGAAGATAATGAACAGTAGAGACGGAACACGCCTCACGCTCCTTAGGCGGGATCGGAAAAACGTCAGGTCGAAGATTTCACCGTCAGAACGAGGCGTTTCGTTCCCTGCTACATATTTCCAG CACCGCGGTCGCACGAGGAAGATTCGGCAAAACGTGCTTGCAGACAGTTTATTCTTTCCCTGTGGGATGAGTTTCTCCCAGTTGCGCATTGAAAGCTGTGAAAGTGCATTTTCGTATGAAGTAGAAGAGAGTCAAATACCCAAACTGTAA